Below is a window of Camelina sativa cultivar DH55 chromosome 11, Cs, whole genome shotgun sequence DNA.
aatattaaaattatcaaaaactaatgaaaattgattccaaacaacatatgttaaagtttaaacaatgaaattgaaaagaaaaaaacaaaacaaaaaaagataaaaaactaACTTGCAGCGTAGCGCGAATTCCAACCTAGTTCTATACTAATATTAAAAGTTCTCTACTTCGATGAAGAGAACGGATATAATTTCTGTTAAACTGGaactgggtttatgattttaagAATTCTCTAGCGTCTAGTTATATAAAACGTCAACTGAAATAGTGTTTAAGGGTTTATCACTAACCAAGTCTCTTGGTTGTATGGTTTCGCATTTTAACCATAAtttagaagaatatatataaaattaatcaacaaaTGTAACTTCTGGTCTTACAAGTAGCACGAGTTGCATTGCATCTTCGAACGGATGGATATTAACTCCCAAGATATTTAAACCTCATCTAGCTAGAGAAGAGTTTGGCACGCAAGGAAAAATTTGTCAAGCCCCAAAACATCTCGGCCATAGCCTTAATTATAATAGAGACTCAAGGTAATATAAAAATGTGCCCAGTCTACGAAGCAAAGGTTTGGCGATGAAAGTTGAAACTAATGTAAAACTTCGGCATGCAGTTAAAGTCAAATTCCACAATCCATAACTTTCTTAAAGCGGTCATAAATTTGCAATAGAATCAACTGTCATGGATCCGTATTTTCAATTCCTTTTAGTGatatatacacattttcacTGATATATACAAAGTTCTATTCATTCATTATTCATTTGTTTACGATTTGAGAGAATAAAAGGGTTTGGCTATGTTCTTTGAGCATATACAATTATTGTTcagaatatatacatatatacattcagttatattatatatatatatattgtgtcaATGaagataattttaataaaacaatgaagGTAATATTGGGCCGGTGGGATATTCagacaaaccctaaaccattcCAAATTAACTAACCCCTCTAAACTTGGACAGAGATGATTTTAGGCTCAAAACCTTTTTGGGACAAGGACTACTGAAATACTTTCGGTCCATTCAGTTTCGAGGTGACCTAGTTAAAACTTGATATCCCAATTGACCAATTCCCAATGGTAATATGATACTTGAcgaataacaaaaatataaagtgaagtgtattttactttttttcatcTGAAATAAGAGATACAACATATATGGAAATTTAACTTGCAGAAGACAAATACGAAAATGTGAAAACAGTACGACTGTTTTCACTTTATTATAACAACAAGATAGATCATGctaaaacatattattattatagaaaCATACTTGCACCATTATTATTCGATAATACAGAAATGGTTTTCTTATTTAGTCTTATGAGAAGATTAAGCGCATCTGAAACCAGTTGGGGGATTGACACCGCAGGTATTAAGAAGCTGACCAAGTCTCAGACTGACGTCCACTAGATTGAGGATATTGATTCTAACGGCATTGCAGAGGCATACAGAGGCCACAGAGGCGTTAAGCCCAGCCACGAGAGTGCAGCATTGGCTTACACTTCGAGGATTGATGAACACGCTGAGGCCAAGCACGTTGACACAAGCTTGAATGTCTCTGGGACACGTCTGAGCTTGAGGTGGTGGAGCCTGGGCCACGGTGAAGCCAAAGAAGACGAGGTTGATGGTGAGGACGAGAGCTATCGTGTTTTTCATCATGTTCTTTGAAGCCATGTTTTGAAAACGCTGATTAagctctctttttgttttggagatGAGTGTTGTAAGTAATTTGGGGGAGGTGAGggtttgtatttatataaaaataaataaagattggCTGATTGAAGAATTCTTAAATGCCAACTGAACTGATTACACATTTGGTTACTGGNCGCTGATTAagctctctttttcttttggagatGAGTGTTGTAAGTAATTTGGGGGAGGTGAGggtttgtatttatataaaaataaataaagattggCTGATTGAAGAATTCTTAAATGCCAACTGAACTGATTACACATTTGGTTACTGGTTAGTGAACTAATGTAATATTTGGTTCCACAAGTAGCATGCGTAAGTTGTACTAGTGGATTTCAACCATCTAATCGATAATTTTGTAgatatcattaatatttaatacattAGATGAACATTCAGTTTTAGTTCTTAATCAGTTGATCATTAATCTTTTTTGTTCAGGCCCTGAACTTCAGGGTAATTGTTATAGAACCAATATATAAGGTTCGGctaaattttggtttggttggttcgGATTGAGAtgcaaataataatttatctgTCTAGTCTCTAAGCaatattatattgataagaattattttaaaaatatatcatctttttagaaaattgattgaaacccaaaaattatttataggTTTGGTTTGATCAAATTCAGGTTTACTTAATAATTTCAACAACTCTACACTTTGTTTTAAAAGCATATATCTTCATGTTCGAGCAGATACTATATATGAAACCTACATGCTTTCATTAGATCTCTCTTTTTAACAAAGTTTGACAGATACATGCAAAAGTACTAATTaatacacatacacacaaatAGAGTGCATCATAGTTTTAAATTAAGTATTAATGTATGAAACACATCACATGCACGACAAAAAATGTTTAATCCTCAACGGATTCAACTCTCTCAACCACGTCCATTCCTCTCCTCTAATCCTTTTTCCCACTCATAGCTACAAAAACTCTTAGTCTGGGATTATTCTATAGTGGAAACatgagtgtttttttatttttcacttctCTCATCAGCAATATATTTCTCGGGGACTAGCTTTTTGAGGTGTTATGATATGCAAAAGTTTGCCACAATtaagattttgatgattgtacTTATAGTGTTTAGAAGCTTTAACTAGTTGGCTTACGTTgaatattgtgactaaatattcTCTACCTTAGtcatttgtcatttttttttggtttttgataaaAGCTTACGAAAAGTTTATGGACACAGTAACAACGTAGAATATCGAAATcgtgaaaaaaatgaaatatttttgcaGAATGTCATaagtgagaaagaaaaaaaaaacttgatttgaTTGCATATCTGCGGAAACTGGGTTGTATTGGTTATTTGCGCCGATGAGGTTGGTTAATTGATTTGATTGCATATCTGCGGCGATGAGGTTGGTTGAGTTAAAAACTGTGATAAAAAAGACTTGCGGATCGGAATCACGAATTCATTCAGCACTtttctgtaaatataatttattaattacgTAGCCACAGTTGTAGCTTTTGGTCCCTCTACACTCTACAGTCTACATGTGGCCAAGGTTGCAGACTTGCAGTTTGAGGAAAAGGTTTGGCAAGTAAATTTAGTGATGCGAACACACATTTCGTGAAGTCCGAAAActctaaaaaaacaaagttaataatttaatacacTTAAAAGTACAGAACCTAAAcgatgtaaaaataaaaaaggtataTATCCAAGGGTTTGTGCTAATATTGTTATTGTATCAACATACACTAAACCTGCATAGtgcattatatatacacttaagATCGTTTAAATAACTGTTAACAACATGAAAAATCATAAAGtcatgtaaataaaattaaagtggAAAGAATACATTAGCCCATCTAATTAAAGACTTAACGATCTAGGTAACGTAGGGTGAAGCCCACCTCAATGCCTAACATAGTTTGTCAATGGAACAAGTGGTACATAACCATCGAGTGAACATTTTGAAGTCTTATAAATACCTACAACCTCACTTAAATTTAGTTCACCAGTATCCATACATAATCCTCCGTTGAGGACATATCTCCATCGAAAAAATGGATAAAAAATGTACGAAAGCATCCCTAGCTTTTGTCTTTGCgctcatcatcctcttcttaGGCCACACCGAAGGGCAGCCTCGTCCCCGCACACCACCTACACCATCAACCCCAAGAACTCCACCAACTAATCCTTCGCGTACACCATCTTTGTCTCCTCCAAGGAGTTCACCAACTTCTCCTCCGCGTACACCACTAGGTCCTCCTCCTAGAAATATCCCAACCACTCCTCCACGAACGCCTTCGATCTCTCCACCAAATTTTCCTCCACAAACACCACCAATGCCTTCTCCAAGAACTCAACTAACTTCACCGCCGCGTGCACCACCGCAGTCTCCACCAAAACCTACAACAACTTCTCCTCAGCGTGCACCACCAATGTCTCCACCAAGAACTACACCAATTTCTCCTATGCTTGCACCATTAATTTCTCTACCAATGCTTCCTCCACGTGCATCTCCAGTGTTTCCACCAATTTCTCCTCCACGGACACCACCAGTTCCTTCTCCAAGGATTCCCCCAAGCACTTCCCCACAGACAACACCAATTTCTCCTCCAACGAGTCCACCAAATTCTCTTCCACAAACACCACCAATGTCTCCACCAAAAAAATCACCAACGTCTCTCCCGCTTGCACCACTAGTTTCTCCACAAAGGAGTCCACCAAATTCTCCTCCACGGGCACCACCAATGCCTCCTCCAAGAACTTCACCAATCTCATCGCCACGTGCACCACCACAATCTCCGCCAAAGCCTACACCAACTTCTCCTTCGCTTGCACCACCAATGTCTCTGCCAAGAACTCCATCAATTTCTCCTTCACTTGCACCAGCAGTTCCTCCACCAATGCTTCCTCCGCGTGCACCTCCAATGTCTCTACCAACGCCTCCACTATCGCCTCCTCCACAGACACCATTAATACCTCCTCCGAGAACTCCACCACCGCCTCCCCCGCGTGGCACATGCCCAAGGATTGGTGTGAAACTACGAATATGTGGCACTATTCTAAGTATTATTGATGGTTTCCTAGGATTTGGAAGGGCACAACCATGTTGTTCTCTCATTCGTAATCTGTCTGATGCTGACGCACTTGCTTGCCTTTGTGAATCAGTGAGAGCTCCACGTCGCAGTATCTCTCCTAATATCATCAACCTCTATAGAATTTGTGGTCGTAGGGTTCCTCCGGGCTTCACTTGCCCATAACCACCTCATTTGCCCCACAATATACTAAAACTCATTTACTATATACACTTCGTCCGTAAGTTTCTTTTATATACTATAtcccaataatccaataaaacataaataaagttTGTATGATATTTGATTGTGTCTTAATTTCTTTTCTAATCAAGTTGGAGTAACAAATATTGttagggaaaaaagaaaagcaattaAAGAATTCAATTAATCTTAAACAAAGTGATTTCGTTTCTGATCTCCGCTTTAATAAGCTTTCATAACTCTTCCATATGGGAAACAAATATATGCATTTATAAGATAATGAAAAGACTCATCAGCAATCAAAGCTTCTAAATAACGACTGGCATCGGCGGTCTATATATGAGTAATTGTTTTATCTCTCGACTATAGAGTTTGGTGAAGCCACCATTAACCAGAGCATCGGTGGGTGTGGATTCTTCTAAATGTGTTGCCCTTTTGGCGACGacatatattgttttgttatatttaaatttatagattTACAACTTAAAATCAATTAACAAATAATAGATTGAAACATGTTTCTTATACATACTTTAGACGtaaaatttctaattaatatcTTTCATCAGTTTAGATCTATTGGAATATATATGTGGCGGTTTTGGCATTGTCAAGTAGTTAAGTGTCTATGTTTCTAAAGGATTGAGgcaagtttttaaaataagacAGTTTAGTTCTTAAGAATATTATAATctaattttcataattaaaatataattggggaaaaacaaaaaagtttacgAAATTTGGTTTTAACCTCAGGATGAACGCCCAAAAAATATTCagtttttctctatttttgttcGATATTTACTTTCTGTACTTTCATTCTTTGAACTGAGTTACTAACTTACTATATCAactgtttaaaataattacatcTATTCAATTCATAAGAAACATATATCCATGACCTtatgaattaaaagaaaacgaaacttaaaaacaaacaaacaaaaacctcttTAATGCATGCTAAACTAGAGATTTTGCGGCGTAAAGGCGTGTATAAGACTagagagaaacgagagagaaTCAGGGAACCAAATACTTGCCTAAATCTCTAAAGCCTCATTAGTTAAAAAGAGTAATGTTAGGCGAAGAGAaatgaaatgataaaaataagtGTCTTTAATTCCAAGGCCTTTCTTTCCTCTATAAATTACCCACACAACCTCATCGAAAGCATCCACGCACTACTTTCATatccacaaaataaaataaaaaaatggccTCACACAGCTCAACCACCATTTCCCtcgtcatcatcctcatcaGCCTCGCAGAAGCAGACCTACTCAGCTCGCCTTCACCAACAATGGGCGACAACTTTGGTACTTGTCCCAGAGACCCATTGCAACTACGCATATGTGCTAACGTCCTTGGCCTAGCCAATGTCACAGCTGGAGACACCAGAGCACGATCATGTTGCACTGCCGTCAATGGCCTCGCTGATGTTCAAGTAGCCGATTGTCTCTGCTTTATCTTCAGGCCACTCCCTTTGGTTTTCGGTATCGATAAGGCCGTTAGAGAAATCTTTTTTGCTTGCAATATGGTTTTTCCTATTGGTTTTCAGTGTCCACCAGCAACAGTAACTACCCCTTAATTCCCCCTAATTAAGATCCCTATAAATCCAGTATTTCCTTGAAGTTTGCTTGCACCACAAGTATGGTTACCTATTAATTAATGGATTACAGTGTTGATCTGTGTTTCGTTGTTGATTAGGACGTAATAAGGACTACTTATGTTTACAAGAAAAAGGACTGTTGATGTCTGTAACTCTGTATGCATATCTATTAATGTTCACgaagaagaataataaataatgtttaatacttttttgttttcctgcCTCCCAGTGTCCAGTGATTTGTCGTAACGAAAAAAATTGAGAATATGAACTAGTCTTTGTGTATACTTCAATGGttcatttaaaacatatataattacttgtctgtcaaaaataaaatcacacCAGAAAGGGCATGTACATATTTTGGTGGAACTGGTTTCTGATAAAGCGGTTTTGATCACTTTTCCGGTCAAACCAATCAACGTAGTGATCGATGTAATAATCATGGCGAACATTACATGGTGATGTACTGGAACGTTAAAAAAAGAGTTGgcttttattaaaaatgaatgtTCAAAGTGCCTATTTAGAAAACTTAAAATGTTGACTAACTGTTCATTAACTTGATCATTTCTTTTGTGTATGATAATACAAACAATCAAATTGGTTCGTTAGCTTATGTTTTCGGGTGTTCCAAACAATGGTTCTGGAATTCTGATCGCTTTAACACACTGTTGTATTACGTTTCGCCTGGACaaatcgtgtttttttttttcgtaagaGATATATATTGTTATCTAATGTTGTAATTTTCAGTTATGTTTTTATCATCATTtaatttatgacattttttcAATTTGCCATACTATAGAAGTTGAGGTTTTACATATCTTATATGAGGTATACTCGTCATTGTCTTGTAATGAGTGCCAGTGAGAAGTATGTGATCCCATACTCTGAATTCGTTCATAACAAGCATATGGTTTTAGTTTTGTCTTTTCGGGGTCCAGTGTCCACTAGCCCATTTATTTCCATTTTCCACTGTGTGAGTGAGGTTAGGGTCGATCTTACGTGCTCAACACCAGCAGAAGCCACTTGCCTAAAAGCTTTAGGCATAATGAAACCGTTCAGAAAGTAAATGCATGTGGTccaagatttaaaaaaaaaagaaaagaaaaagataatgatCTCTTATTTCTATGTAGTGGATGGTCCGATTTATAGTAATTCAGTTAATGTTGTGATTATTTATAAGCCCTACATACTTAAGCAGAACGTTTTTTGTTTAACCAAAACCAGCCCTAACttaaatcttaataatataacCATGTTTAGGTGTAGCTAGCTCATAATATATAACCCATGGCCAAATGAATACGCTTTTAGTTTATTGCTAAATGTCATGTTTGTCATTTTTTGGGGTCTGTAGCAAGGTCCGTtgttaaaacaatttaaatgtggaatatattttaacaacatACGTGTATagagaaaaggagaagagagtAGATCATATATGCCataattatattgttaatcATATATgctcaataaatatatatatatatcttaaccATATAGACTCGCGGCTGCCAGATTACCTTAGAGTGTCCCGATCGGCCATCCCTAAACATCTATATGAAGACGAGCATGCATGGGATAGGGAATTTATGAAACATGCCAAACCCATTTACTCAAGCTACAAAACCCACGACTTCAGGCGATTTTTTGTACGTGCGCATGCATTCATCTTAACTAAATGCCAATCggtttacaaaaagaaaaatgctaaTTAGTTTTTTTCGATTCttttactaaataatttttttttgtaaactaaatAATTCGTAGAAAATGGAAAAGAGAAACGCTGACGTACGTCTTACCTTTATTTACGTTCATAAGTTTCAAATAAAACTTGAGAAAAGAAATTCAAATTATGGACTTTTAAGACATTTTAAGGGGATGTTGTCATATTGATGAAGTAAATATTTCGGATACTtaataaagtttgttttttcttttccctttttatttgGATAAAAAGATTTAACGATTATTAACAGATTTGAATTAAATTCAAGCTAAGCCCTAATTTAACCAgaaagagctttttttttttttttttggcaaacaaccAGAAAGGGCTTTAATTATCAATGTTACAAGTGGGGGTCAATGTAGTGAAGCTCCAAAGGGGATACAAATATACCCAACCTCACTTTATTTGTATTCACCAGTTTCCGTATAATTGGCCCTTTGTGAGAACAAACTGTACAAGTTGAATAAAATGGCAACGCATGGTTCAACAAAAACCCAACAGAACGCAAGCCCAAATCCGTCCTCCCCCCTGCCCACCCCTACCAAGCATTTCTGTACGCTGTCCACATCTTCCGAAAATTCGACCCACCATCTAATTTTCCATGTTATCTTATAAGTCATTTCTTGTGGCAGTTGCCCCCCTAGGTGATCCGCGCGGAAACTAATATGCCCAAGGCAGGTCGATGTGTGATTTGCCATGCGGTGTCAATACGTTGTTGATTTTCCggtgaaaggaaaaaaacaactaCGCAGCACCTTTTATAATGGCACGCCGTATCTTACAGCAAACCCACCACCGCCAATCTCATTCACTTCACCACCGCCTCCACCTCGTGCTATTTGCCCTAGGAGTGGCCTCCAACTACAAATATGTGGCAATATCCTAAGTATTATCGGCAATGTCATAGGGTTTGGCAATGTGCAACCTTGTTGCTCTATCATCCTTGGTCTATCTGATGCTGATGCACTTACTTGCCTATGTGAGTCGGTGAGAGCACCACGCCTAAGTCTCTTACCTAATATCATCACCATTTGTAGGACTTGTGGTCACATTATTTCTCCAGGTTTCACTTGCCCATGACCATTTCCTTgcatttgtaaacctaaaacTTACTCACTTTACAATTACACTATGGAAGCCTTTTGACCTTTTCACTTTTCGTCCAGTACTAATGAAATAATGAAGTTGGTAATGGCTAGCTTTATATTAGTTCTGTCTGTATCATTGTTTTGTTCATAATACCAAACCATTTAAGTTTAGGAGATATTTCCGGAGAAGAAAGCACAACagaaaaaattacataaaaaaattaaaaatgcatGAAAGGCTacataaaatcaaatctctaaacaagaataccaaaaaaagtaatcaaatcTCTAAACAAAATGATCGCATAATCAAATAGCCTTCTCTATATATCAGGTGAAAATTAAAGTTCCCACATTCCATGCTCGCAAGACGCTTCACTTTCAAATCAAACTTCACAACCATAGAATATAAAAGCTATAGTTTTTTAtgtctaaataaataaataaaagaataaacattATATGATTGGAAACAACTAAAACATAAATAAGATAAATATAGAGCATTCCAAATCTAGATAGTGGAGTAAAGATCCAGAAATGGATTAACGCTAGCTTTTTAAATAATCATCACCATATCAAGATTTGTATATTAAATGTGGAAGTAACGCATTAACGCTTTTCAAGTTATATAAGTGTTTGGGAGGAAGGCGCGCGATTCTTCATTTTATAACATGAGCAATATTTATATGTAAGTTGACTATGATGCCGTTGAATTATGTAATAAACATGCTTATAACACACTTCGTCATTCGAGTTAATTATCAACTCAACATATTTCTCCCTAAATACTTTGAAGATCCTAATAAACTCGATGAAATcactttcatctttttttttgtatacaaatTTGGTAATGATGATTTTAAACACTTAATGTTTAAGCCAAGCCgaacttaaaattttaagtgGGCCGACGGTCTATTTCCCCACGAGAAGTATTGTATCGAACCAGATAGATCTCGTTCTTTACCCTCGGTCTATATGTCCCCGAAATAAAAGTTCGAAAGCTATATTCCCCCGAATCCAAAGTTCGAAAGCTATATCTCCCCAATTCTGGATTATATTGGTTTACCGTCTAAACCTGAGACCAAACCAGATATTGAACCAGTTTGATGCACAAAcctaaaattaaaccaaacccgACACCCGATTTCGACCCGTTTATCTTCGATTTCACTATCCATTATCCCCAAAatccataaaactaaaaatcctCCAATTTGCGAAGAACCCTAGATCGAAACCCAATTCTTTGCTTAGATTTCTTTGGGAAAACAGCTTCAATGGCGATTGTCCTTTCAGATGCTGACTTTGGAGGAGATTTCGATGAAGAAGCACATGACAGAGATGAATTTCACATCGACCAGTTGGTGAATGAGTTCGTCGATGAACCACCAGTCCGCCATGATGTGTATCCGGAGAGTGATACCGATGAAAACGGTGACGGTACAGAGCCAGTTCATACACATATCAGGCGCGGTGATGGGCATTTGTACGATAAGCAGACATTCTTTAGTGGACGGACTATGTTCTCAGAACTGGAAACAATCTGAAGCAATACAGGTATGACGGACTATGTTCTCATTACCATCTCATAGTCTTTTAATAGCAACATATtacaactgaaacaaaaacatagcaACAACAAACTAAAGGAACAACACTCATCCCGTTCTTCAACCTAGTAGCTTAGTGAGACCAATCATGATCATACAAAAGAAGACTAAGACAATCATGATTTTCTTATGGCTTGCTTTGGCTTCAGACAAACCATCTTCAACCTTCTCAAatatctccttctccatcttctcatagaccatcttctcaaactcaaacCTCTCTGTTCTGATCTCTTTCAGCTGCTTCTCAAGGTCAGCATTCTTTGCATTCAATGTGTCTATCTCATTGACAAATGCCTCATCAACCCATTTGAAAGTGTGTTCATCATTCCTAAGCTGCAACAATCCTAATGTTATAcacggaaacaaaaaaaaatcaaaaataaaacaaaatcgacTTACCTTATTAGCTACGACAAATTGACACCGATAATATCTCCTGTAAGGGTTGGAATCAGACTTCGATATCAAAGATATGATTCCTTCTCCGCACCAACATCTCTTTGGCACACCGATAGCCCTTCCTCTTCCCTGCAAACTAGATTCAGTGGAATTGGATGATACATTACTCATTGTGATACTCAAACTCgtaaatgaaagaagaagtaatctcaagaagaagaaccaaactcaatAAAAGGAATCGATTATGAACAACGAAAAtcgattttaggttttatttggGGATTCTGGGTTTATGATCAAACGGGTCGGGTTTGGTTTAATCTAGGTTTGTGCATCAAACTGGTTCAACATCTGGTTTACATTCGGGACATATCTGGTTTGGTCTCAGGTTTAGACGGTAAACCAATATAATCCAGAATTGGGGAGATATAGCTTTCGAACTTTGGATTCGGGGGAATATAGCTTTCGAACTTTTATTTCGGGGACATATAGACCGAGGGTAAAGAACGAGATCTATCTGGTTCAATACAATACTTCTCGTAGGGAAATAGAACGTCGTCCCAATTTTAAGTATATGGAAAAACAAAGCCAGGCTGGACCAGTCTACACAGCCGGTCAAGGGTACAAGCAAGCCAAGTTGGTGCTTGCGGCCGCCATTACAATAAGTATTTAATCGGCccactttttaccaaaaattcATTAGTTCTGCTGGAAACCTACTTCTACCTAAGGGTTATGGTCACAAGATCGACTcacaaaatatacatttttacctttttttttgttttttg
It encodes the following:
- the LOC104722795 gene encoding putative lipid-binding protein AIR1B, which translates into the protein MASKNMMKNTIALVLTINLVFFGFTVAQAPPPQAQTCPRDIQACVNVLGLSVFINPRSVSQCCTLVAGLNASVASVCLCNAVRINILNLVDVSLRLGQLLNTCGVNPPTGFRCA
- the LOC104727838 gene encoding glycine-rich cell wall structural protein; this encodes MILGEILRRGALTDSQRQASASASDRLRMREQHGCALPNPRKPSIILRIVPHIRSFTPILGHVPRGGGGGGVLGGGINGVCGGGDSGGVGRDIGGARGGSIGGGTAGASEGEIDGVLGRDIGGASEGEVGVGFGGDCGGARGDEIGEVLGGGIGGARGGEFGGLLCGETSGASGRDVGDFFGGDIGGVCGREFGGLVGGEIGVVCGEVLGGILGEGTGGVRGGEIGGNTGDARGGSIGREINGASIGEIGVVLGGDIGGIGGVCGGKFGGEIEGVRGGVVGIFLGGGPSGVRGGEVGELLGGDKDGVREGLVGGVLGVDGVGGVRGRGCPSVWPKKRMMSAKTKARDAFVHFLSIFSMEICPQRRIMYGYW
- the LOC104722796 gene encoding putative lipid-binding protein AIR1B is translated as MASHSSTTISLVIILISLAEADLLSSPSPTMGDNFGTCPRDPLQLRICANVLGLANVTAGDTRARSCCTAVNGLADVQVADCLCFIFRPLPLVFGIDKAVREIFFACNMVFPIGFQCPPATVTTP
- the LOC109127159 gene encoding uncharacterized protein At4g04775-like, producing MSNVSSNSTESSLQGRGRAIGVPKRCWCGEGIISLISKSDSNPYRRYYRCQFVVANKLRNDEHTFKWVDEAFVNEIDTLNAKNADLEKQLKEIRTERFEFEKMVYEKMEKEIFEKVEDGLSEAKASHKKIMIVLVFFCMIMIGLTKLLG